The Actinoplanes sp. N902-109 genomic interval ACCTGCGCACCCAGCTCGGGCTGCTGGCCGGCGCAGCCACGTACCAGGTCATCACACTCGGGCTGGCAGTGCTGGCCCTGGCGCTGCGCCGGGACGCCAGTGCGGTGCAGATAGCGGCCCGGGCCGCCCACGCGAAGCTGCCGGTGTTCGCGGGCAGCGTCCTGGTCGGCATCTCGACGCTGTACCTGCTCGTCAACGCCCCGGTGTGGCTGATCGCCCTGCCGGTGATCCTCTGGCTGCTGCAACGCGCCTACCGGCACCACCTGCGCGCCGAGGAGGAGCGCCGGATCTGGGAGGCGTTCGCCCGGGCAACCCGGGCATTGGGTGGCGCGACCGAGCAGGCCGTGGCCGAGGCCGGGCTGCACGGTGCGCTCGACGTCTTCGAGGCACGGCGGGTGGAACTGGAGGTCACCCTGTCGCTGGGGCCGGAAACCGGGGCGGACCGGCGCTACTCCGCCGATGCCGAGGATGTGGCGCCGGGGGCGACGCCGGGGCCGGTGATCACCCGGGCCATGACCGTCGGAGGTGCCCGGGTGGGCGATCTGACCGTATGGCTCGCCGAACCGGCCCTGCCCGCGGCGCAGGACGAACTGGCCGTCTCGGCGTTCGCGGACGCGCTGGCCGGGGCGTTGCATGACGCGGCGGCCCGCGAGCGGCTGACACTGCTGGACGCCAAGATCGCCCATGATGGTGCGCACGATGCGTTGACCGGCCTGGCAAATCGGACAGCGCTGTTGAACGACGGCGACAAATTGGTCACATCGCTTCATCGTGAGCGACCTGTTGCCGTGCTGCTGCTCGACCTCAACAACTTCCGCGAGGTCAACGGCACGCTCGGCTACCGGGCCGGCGACGCGGTCCTGCGAATCGTTGCCGAGCGGCTCGGGCAGCTGTGCCGCGAGCGGGAGATCATCGCCCGGCTCGGCGATGACGAGTTCGCCGTGCTGCTGCCCACCGTCGCCGCCGTCGCCGGCTCGGCAACGCCGCTGCATGATGCGCCGACCTCGGTGCCGCAGGCCCTGCGTCGCGCCCGCGAGGTGATCGACGCGGTCAGCAAGCCGATCGACATCGACGGCGTGCGGCTGGTCATCGAGGTGGCCGTCGGCGTGGTGGTCGAGAAGGCCGGCTGCGCCGAACTCGGTGAGCTGATCCGCCGGGCCGGTGTCGCGCTGGACCAGGCCAAGGCGTTGCACATGGCGGTCGCCGCCTACGACAGCACCCGCGACGCGACCAGCACCGACCACCTGTCGCTGCCCGCCGAGCTGCTCGACGCCCTGACCGCCGACGACCAGCTCGTGTTGATGCTGCAGCCGGAAGTCGACCTGGCGAGCGGCGCGCCGACCGGCGTGGAGGCGCTCATCCGGTGGAATCACCCGCGGCGTGGGTTGCTCACCCCCGATTCCTTCGTACGGACGGCGGAGAACGGCGGTCTTCTCGGACCGTTCACGCGCTACGTGCTGGACCGGGCGCTCCGGGCCGCCGCCGGCTGGGCCGCCGCCGGGCTGGACGTGCCGGTGTCGGTCAACGTGTCCTCCCGCAGCCTGCTCGACCCGACATTCCCGGCCCAGGTCGCTGAGGCGTTGCGCCGGCACCGGATGGTGCCCGACCGGCTCGTGCTCGAGGTCACCGAGTCGCTGGCGGTCAGCAACTCCGGCGTGGTCGACGAGGTCCTGGCCGGCCTGCGGGAACTGGGCGTGCAGATCTCCGTCGACGACTTCGGCACCGGCTTCTCGTCGCTGTCGTTCGTCACCCGGGTCACCGTGGACGAGCTCAAGGTGGACCGGTCCTTCGTCCAGGAAATGGCCGATTCGCCCAGTGCTGCAGCGATCGTCCGGGGCGCCGTCGAGCTCGGGGCCAGGCTCGGCGCCCGGGTGGTCGCGGAGGGTGTCGAGACCGCCGACCAGCGCGCGGCGCTGCTCGCCCTCGGCTGCACCGCTGCACAGGGCTACCACTTCAGCCGCCCGCTGCCCGCGGACAAAATCATCCCGGCGCTGCGCCAGATGGCCGACGCCGCTCCGCCCACGATCGTGCCGCTGCGGGTGGACGGCGCGTCCTGACCTTTTGTCCCGTTGTGCCGCGGGTTTTCCGGCGGCCGGCGGGGATAAGTTGAGGGCATGGCCAACCGACTGGCGACCGCGACCTCGCCCTACCTGCTGCAGCATGCCGACAACCCGGTCGACTGGTGGCCGTGGTCGCAGGAGGCCTTCGACGAGGCCCGCCGCCGCGACGTCCCGCTGCTGATCTCGGTCGGCTATGCGGCCTGCCACTGGTGTCACGTGATGGCGCACGAGTCGTTCGAGGACGAGACGGTCGCCCAGCAGGTCAACGACAACTTCGTGGCGATCAAGGTGGACCGGGAGGAGCGCCCCGACGTCGACGCCGTCTACATGACCGCCACCCAGGCGATGACCGGGCAGGGCGGCTGGCCGATGACCGTGTTCGCCACGCCGGACGGCGACCCGTTCTTCTGCGGCACCTACTTCCCGCGGGCCAACTTCACCCGGCTGCTCACCTCGGTCACCGAGGCTTGGCGCGACCAGCGGGAAGCGGTCCTCAAGCAGGGCGCGGCGGTGGTCCAGGCCATCGGTGGGGCCCAGCTGATCGGCGGCCCGACCGCCCCGATCTCGGCCGAGCTGCTCGACGGCGCGGCGGCGCAGCTCGCCAAGGACCACGACACCCAGCACGGTGGATTCGGCGGTGCCCCCAAGTTCCCACCGCACATGAACCTGTTGTTCCTGCTGCGCCACCATCAGCGCACCGGTTCCGCCGAGGACCTCGAGATCGTGCGCCACACCGCGGAGCAGATGGCTCGCGGCGGCATCTACGATCAGCTCGGCGGGGGATTCGCCCGGTATGCCGTGGACAACACCTGGAAAGTTCCGCACTTCGAGAAGATGCTCTACGACAACGCCCTGCTGCTGCGGGTCTACACCCAGCTGTGGCGGCTGACCGATGACCCCCTGGCCCGCCGCGTCGCCGACGAGACCGCGACCTTCCTGCTGCGCGATCTCGCGACCCCGGCCGGTGGTCTGGCCTCGGCCCTCGACGCGGACACCGACGGCACCGAGGGGCTGACCTACTCCTGGACGCCTGCCCAGCTCATCGACGCGCTCGGCGAGGAGGACGGCGCCTGGGCGGCGGACCTGTTAGCCGTGACGACCAAGGGCACGTTCGAACACGGCACCAGCGTGCTGGCCTTGGCCCGCGACATCGACACGGCCACCCCCGATCTGATCGCCCGCTGGCAGGACGTCCGGTCCCGCCTCTTCTCGGTACGGACGAAGCGCCCCCAACCGGCACGGGACGACAAGGTCGTGGCGTCGTGGAACGGGCTTGCCATCACTGCCCTGGCAGAACACGCCATCCTGTCCGGCGGCTCCTCGGAGGCTGCGGCGGCACGGGCCGCCGCGGTGGCGCTCGCCGAGGTGCTTGCGTCGCGGCACATCGTCGACGGTCGGCTGCGGCGCGTCTCGCGCGACGGGGTGGTGGGGGAGCCGGCCGGCGTGCTCGAGGACTACGGCGCCGTGGCCGAGGCGTTCTGTGCCGTTCATCAACTCACCGGTGACGGCCGCTGGCTGACCCTCGCGGGCCGGCTGCTCGATGTCGCGCTCGACCACTTCGGCGCCGAGCAGGGTGGCTTCTACGACACCGCGGACGACGCCGAACGGCTGGTCACCCGGCCGGCAGATCCCACCGACAACGCGACACCGTCCGGTTTGTCGGCTGTTTGCGCGGCCCTTGTGGCGTACTCGGCACTCACCGGTGAGACGCGCTACCGCGAGGCGGCGGACGCCGCGCTGGCCACCGTCGGGCCGCTGATCGGCGGGCACGCCCGGTTCGCCGGTTACTCGGCAGCGGTTGCCGAGGCGGTGCTCGTGGGCCCGTACGAGATCGCCATCGTCACAGCGGACCCGGCGGCGGACCCCCTCGTCGAAGCCGCCCACCGGCACGCCCCGCCCGGGACGGTCATCGTCGCGGGACACCCCGATCAGGAAGGCGTGCCGCTGCTCGCCGACCGTCCCCTCATCGACGGCGCCTCGGCGGCCTACGTCTGCCGCGGATTCGTGTGCGACCGGCCGGTGACCACGGTGGCCGACCTGCAAGCGCGGCTGACCGCTCACCAATCATGATGTAAATGCGTTGCCGGACTGCGGCGCGATTCCTAGAGTATGAATCACCAACCGATACGACCGGTCAGGAGAAACAGATGATGCGGCAGGCCTCAGCACACCAGCAGCGCGCGGCGCTGTGTGGTGGGGGCGCCCGCATGTGTCAAAGCCTCCTGATTCTCGCCGCCGGCAACGGCGGTTATCACCTGAACCTGCTTCCGGGGTGGTGGCGCGGCTAGCGTGAGCTGGCATTATCGCGCCGCCCTCCCGGTTCGGGTCAGGGCGGTGCTTTTTTGTGCCGGAAAGCCATTCTGGCAAACCATTTGTACTTTGCGAACTGCACAGTGGATGACACCTGTCCAACGCCTTTTCTCGCGTTGGTGCCCGGCCGCCGCCACGTCTCGCCGGCGGCGGCCGGGCTGTCCGGATCCGCACGAGGGGACCGGGCTCTCATGGGCTTGTGGCGCAGCTGGTAGCGCACCGGTTCGGCAGACCGGGGGTCAGCGGTTCGAATCCGCTCAGGTCCACAGTGCTCGCCGGCGACGGCGAGCGTTTGCGGTTGTAGCTCAGCAGGTCAGAGCGCCACCTTGCCATGGTGGAGGCCGCCGGTTCGACTCCGGCCAGCCGCTCGCAGGTCGCCATGCCGCCGTCCCGCCGGTGGTGCGGTGCGGTGCATGGTGGTTGATGATGCGGGCTGGTGCAATCCGGCAGCACGCCCGGCTCTGAACCGGGAGGTTGGAGGTTCGAGTCCTCCGCCCGCAGCTTTTCCGCCCTCGTAGCCCAATGGCAGAGGCACGACGTTGAGGACGTCGCCAGTGCGCGTTCGAGTCGCGCCGAGGGCACGCATGCCCACGCACAGCACATGGAGAACTCGCCCGGATAGCCCAATTGGCAGGAGGCGCGCCGTTCAGGTCGGCGACAGTGCGCGTTCGAATCGCGCTCCGGGTACGCACGAAAATGCAGCACGGGCTCGTAGCTCATTCGGTAGAGCGCCCGCCTTGCAAGCGGGAGGTGGCCGGTTCGAAACCGGCCGGGTCCACCGGTGCTTTTTCGCGTCGCCGGTGCTGTTTGTGCATCGCCGTAGCTCAGACGGTGAGAGCGCCGCCCTGATAAGGCGGAGGTCGCTGGTTCGAGTCCAGCCGGCGATACGACAGTCATTCCGGCGTCGCCCAATCGGCAGGGCAACGCACTGTTCATGCGTACAGGTGAAGGTTCGAGTCCTTCCGCCGGAGCTTGGTCCCGCAGGGCGCAACGCCCGGGGCCACTTGCGCGTCGTGGACGGCGGCACGTCCAGCGGTCCGTAAAACGCCGCCTTCGGGCATACCTGGGTCGGCACCAGGGACGCGCGCCATCATTACCGATATGTCCGGCATCATGCTGAGGATCGTCCGGCGCCCGGCGAGGCGTGCCGGGCGACACGATCGCATGCCCGAGTGGTGAGGGAACCGCCTGCAAAGCGGTCTACGCCGGTTCGAATCCGGCTGCGGTCTCATCGATCCGCAGGTGTCATCCGCTGCGCACGTCAGTTTCATCCCCCGCGCCCGGTTGTCTCGCGGCGCGCCCTGTCGTCTCGCGGCATGGCCGGTTGTCTCGTGGCGCGCCTGGTCGTCTCGTGGCGCGGCCGGTTGTCTCGCGGCGCGGCGCTGCGGCAGGCGAGTTGCGCCGTGTCCGGGTCGCGGTGATTCGCCCGCGCAAGCGTGATCGCGCACCGGCTGCAGTGCCTGCTTTGTGAAGCGCCTTACCTCGGCATTCGTCGGCCGTCGGCCGGTCGATAGGCTGTTGGCGCCATGGATAACCGAACCGGCCTCCCTGTTGTCGGCATGGTGGGTGGCGGGCAGTTGGCCCGGATGACTCACCAGGCCGCCATTGCCCTCGGCCAGTCGTTGCGCGTGCTCTCCGAGAAGCCCGACGACAGTGCCGCCCTTGTCGCCGCCGATGTGCGGATCGGGACGCACACCGATCTGGCCGCGCTGCGTGAGTTTGCGAAGGGGTGCGATGCGGTCACGTTCGACCATGAGCATGTGCCCAATGAGCACATCGCCGCGCTGGCCGACGAGGGTGTGAAGATCTACCCCGGTGCCGAGGCACTGGTGTTTGCGCAGGACAAGCAGCGCATGCGCGAACGGCTGGCGGCTCTCGGCGCGCCGGTCCCGCTGTGGCGCCCGGTCAGCACGGTGACCGACATTTCCGACTTTGCCGCTGAAGTTGCCGCTGCCCGGGGTGGCACCGGGTGGCCGGTCGTCGCGAAGGCTGTCCGTGGCGGCTACGACGGCCGTGGCGTCTGGATGCTCGACGATGCCGCTGCCGCCGAGGAGTTGGTGGCCAGCGGCACGCCGCTGATCGTCGAGGAGCGCGTGGCGTTGCGTCGCGAGCTGGCCGCGCTCGTCGCCCGCTCGCCATTCGGCCAGGTCGCGGCGTACCCGGTGGTCGAGACCGTGCAGCAGAACGGCATCTGCGTGCAGGTCCTGGCGCCGGCACCGGAGCTGCCGGAGGAACGCGCCGTCGAGGCGCAGCAGTTGGCAATCGATCTGGCCAATGCGCTCGGCGTGGTTGGTCTGCTGGCCGTCGAGCTGTTCGAGACCGACGCCGGCATCCTGGTCAACGAGCTGGCGATGCGGCCGCACAACTCCGGGCACTGGACCATCGAGGGCGCCCGGACCTCCCAGTTCGAGCAGCATCTGCGGGCCGTCCTCGACTACCCGATGGGCGAGACGTCCCTGGCCGCGCCGGCTGTGGTCATGGCCAATGTGCTGGGCGGCGAACCCGGTGGCATGTCGATCGACGAGCGGCTGCACCACCTGTTCGCTGCGGACCCCGGTGCCCGCGTCCACCTGTATGGCAAGCAGGTGCGTCCCGGCCGCAAGATCGGGCACGTCACGGTGCTGGGTGACGACATGACCTCCGTACGGGAAAGAGCGGCACGCGCCGCACGATGGCTGCAGGACGGCCGGGAGGAAGGCAACTGATGGCACCGGTCGTCGGCGTGATCATGGGCAGCGACTCGGACTGGTCCACGATGGAAGCGGCAGCCCTCGCGCTCGCCGAGTTCGAGGTGCCGTTCGAGGTGGGCGTCGTCTCCGCGCACCGCACAGTCAAGAAGATGGTCGACTACGCCACCTCGGCCGCCGACCGCGGTCTCAAGGTGATCATCACCGGGGCCGGCGGAGCCGCGCACCTGCCCGGCATGGTCGC includes:
- a CDS encoding EAL domain-containing protein is translated as MVDGSVLAVALVCAVVGALLPLRGSDSFTVAPVTGVGMAVLLVVLGQLARLRFRIGRGTVSVSWGEAAFILGFGIAPPGWLPAATFVGVTAAWAFLSWLNGQRAIADILRLSSSLTVGAAGATAVSYAITGPASSVGDLRTQLGLLAGAATYQVITLGLAVLALALRRDASAVQIAARAAHAKLPVFAGSVLVGISTLYLLVNAPVWLIALPVILWLLQRAYRHHLRAEEERRIWEAFARATRALGGATEQAVAEAGLHGALDVFEARRVELEVTLSLGPETGADRRYSADAEDVAPGATPGPVITRAMTVGGARVGDLTVWLAEPALPAAQDELAVSAFADALAGALHDAAARERLTLLDAKIAHDGAHDALTGLANRTALLNDGDKLVTSLHRERPVAVLLLDLNNFREVNGTLGYRAGDAVLRIVAERLGQLCREREIIARLGDDEFAVLLPTVAAVAGSATPLHDAPTSVPQALRRAREVIDAVSKPIDIDGVRLVIEVAVGVVVEKAGCAELGELIRRAGVALDQAKALHMAVAAYDSTRDATSTDHLSLPAELLDALTADDQLVLMLQPEVDLASGAPTGVEALIRWNHPRRGLLTPDSFVRTAENGGLLGPFTRYVLDRALRAAAGWAAAGLDVPVSVNVSSRSLLDPTFPAQVAEALRRHRMVPDRLVLEVTESLAVSNSGVVDEVLAGLRELGVQISVDDFGTGFSSLSFVTRVTVDELKVDRSFVQEMADSPSAAAIVRGAVELGARLGARVVAEGVETADQRAALLALGCTAAQGYHFSRPLPADKIIPALRQMADAAPPTIVPLRVDGAS
- a CDS encoding thioredoxin domain-containing protein; amino-acid sequence: MANRLATATSPYLLQHADNPVDWWPWSQEAFDEARRRDVPLLISVGYAACHWCHVMAHESFEDETVAQQVNDNFVAIKVDREERPDVDAVYMTATQAMTGQGGWPMTVFATPDGDPFFCGTYFPRANFTRLLTSVTEAWRDQREAVLKQGAAVVQAIGGAQLIGGPTAPISAELLDGAAAQLAKDHDTQHGGFGGAPKFPPHMNLLFLLRHHQRTGSAEDLEIVRHTAEQMARGGIYDQLGGGFARYAVDNTWKVPHFEKMLYDNALLLRVYTQLWRLTDDPLARRVADETATFLLRDLATPAGGLASALDADTDGTEGLTYSWTPAQLIDALGEEDGAWAADLLAVTTKGTFEHGTSVLALARDIDTATPDLIARWQDVRSRLFSVRTKRPQPARDDKVVASWNGLAITALAEHAILSGGSSEAAAARAAAVALAEVLASRHIVDGRLRRVSRDGVVGEPAGVLEDYGAVAEAFCAVHQLTGDGRWLTLAGRLLDVALDHFGAEQGGFYDTADDAERLVTRPADPTDNATPSGLSAVCAALVAYSALTGETRYREAADAALATVGPLIGGHARFAGYSAAVAEAVLVGPYEIAIVTADPAADPLVEAAHRHAPPGTVIVAGHPDQEGVPLLADRPLIDGASAAYVCRGFVCDRPVTTVADLQARLTAHQS
- a CDS encoding 5-(carboxyamino)imidazole ribonucleotide synthase, with protein sequence MDNRTGLPVVGMVGGGQLARMTHQAAIALGQSLRVLSEKPDDSAALVAADVRIGTHTDLAALREFAKGCDAVTFDHEHVPNEHIAALADEGVKIYPGAEALVFAQDKQRMRERLAALGAPVPLWRPVSTVTDISDFAAEVAAARGGTGWPVVAKAVRGGYDGRGVWMLDDAAAAEELVASGTPLIVEERVALRRELAALVARSPFGQVAAYPVVETVQQNGICVQVLAPAPELPEERAVEAQQLAIDLANALGVVGLLAVELFETDAGILVNELAMRPHNSGHWTIEGARTSQFEQHLRAVLDYPMGETSLAAPAVVMANVLGGEPGGMSIDERLHHLFAADPGARVHLYGKQVRPGRKIGHVTVLGDDMTSVRERAARAARWLQDGREEGN